The sequence ATCGTAGAAAACCAAAATATCGTGATCACTTGGTATGCCGTCTATAACTGTGCGAATTCGTTCGATGCTTGTGCCGATCTCTCCGTCTTCCAACCCGCCGCAAGCATAAATACCAACATCACGGTTTGCTTGTTGCATCAATGCTTGGGCGCCGTCCGCCAGTGCTTTCACATGAGAAATAAGCAAAATCGCTACACGTCTGTCTGCCATACGTCACTCGCTTCCCTTCATTGTGTTGCATAGCGTTTTAAACAAATAATAGCTTGAGACTGCCCCAGGATCGATATGGCCTACTGACTGCTCGCCTAAAA is a genomic window of Shouchella clausii containing:
- the dhaM gene encoding dihydroxyacetone kinase phosphoryl donor subunit DhaM, with amino-acid sequence MADRRVAILLISHVKALADGAQALMQQANRDVGIYACGGLEDGEIGTSIERIRTVIDGIPSDHDILVFYDIGSAKMNAEMAQEFEPNRTIMISDAPLIEGGYVATIHAGLGKGIEEVKRNAESSYQKGE